Below is a genomic region from Pyrococcus kukulkanii.
CATTATCACCTAATTGAAACTTGCCCACTACTATTTGACGTCAGAACTTATAAACTTTATTTTAATTCTAAATAAAACTTCGTAAACATAGACAATTAATACCTGTATATGGCGAACTTTTCCAAAATTAGAACGTCTAGTTTGGCTTCACGGAATGTTTTAATAGCATCATAAGGAGAGCATACAATCGGTTCGCCATGCATGTTAAATGAAGTATTAAGGATTGCGCCGACTCCAGACCTCTTCTTGAATTCTCGAATTATTCTGTAGTACGTTGTGGATATTTCAGCTGTAACGCTCTGAGGCCTAGTCGTTCCGTCGACGTGAACTACGGCCGGAGCAACCTCCCTAAACTCCTCGCTTGCTATGTAGCTCATGGTCATGAACCTGTTAGGCTCACCTGTCAGATCGTCAATATACCTAGGAAAGTCCTCCTCGAGTATCGATGGTGCAAAAGGCTGGAAGACATCCCTCCTTAGCGCGAGGTTTAGCTTATTCTTCACCTCTGGATTCCTGGGGTCGGCTAAAATTGATCTATTTCCAAGGGCTCTTGGCCCATACTCCATCCTCCCCTGAAACAGGCCCACGATTTTACCTTCAACGAGGGCGTCAGCAATAAATGAAGGATCGACTTCCTCGTACTCAAGGCCGAGCTTCTTCAGGATCTCCTCAATGAATCCCTCAGAATAGGAAGGGCCAAGATAAACATGTTCCAGCTTAAAGGGTTTCCATTTGCCATACAGCCTCTCTAGCTGGGCTTTTACAAAGGCTGCAGCTCCAAAGGCCAATCCAGCATCGTCCATCGCCGGAAAGACCCATATATCCCCGAATATCCTCCTCAAAACTGCGTTGGCCTTGACGTTCTGGGCAACTCCACCAGCGTAGCTAACTGGTAATCCATAATCTTTCAGTCTAAGGCCGAGCTCCTCAGTGAGCTTTTCAAGGTGAGCCTGAGCGCTTGCTGCTATCTCTATAGCCTTTTTCTCAAGCTCACCGTCCATTATTCCCCTTTTCAAATTGGAGGAGACTTCCTTAGCCCTCTCGAGTGGAAAGGAGAAGAATTCGGCTAATTTCCTTGTAGCTTCAACCCCAATAACCTTTAAGTGGTTCTCGAAGCTGAGACCGTTGAGCTCTATTATTGAGCCTAGCTCGTAAGTTGGCTTTCCATAAGCGGCCAAACTCATAACTTTTCCTTCGTGCCTCATAGGTTTAAACCCGAGGAGCTCAGTTATGGAAGCGTAGAAATCGCCCAAGGAGTCTATGTACGTTGATTGTGCTATCCTAATGAGCTCCCCATCCCTACCGATGTTTATCGTTGAGCTTAAGCCGTCACCAGCGGCATCTATCGTTAGTACAAGCGACTCTTTAAGGCCCGAGGAGTAATACGCAGAGGCAGCGTGGGCCAAATGATGCTCAACGAATATGGTTTTCCTCTTAAATTCCTTCCCAAAAACCTTACTAAGCTCGGCCTCAAGTTCCAGTAATCTCTTCTGCCTCCTAAAAAGTCCCGCCACCGCTATTACATCAACATCTCCAGGATCAACTTGAGCCATTTCAATAACGGCTTTTAGGCTTAATCTGGGAAAACCCCTATACTTCTTTATCCTGTTTAGCCTCTCCTCATTAACCGCATATACCTCATCGTCTTTAAATAAGACGGCCCCTGCATCGTGCCCGTCATGGACTCCAACTATAATCATCGATTGAGGTGGAAGATAAGAAGGATTAAAAATTTAAGCCCTAGCTTGTCTCAAGAATCTAACTATCTTGGCCTCTTCTCTGAGAACCATCTCCTTTTCCCTCTTTACTATCCTCATTAGGGCCACGTTCTTTAATTTCTTCTGCTTCATCATTCTAGCGAGTCTTGCCTCTTCCAATAGCAAGGCCTCTTTCCTTTTCCTGACAACCGTAAGCCTCTTGAGGAGGAGGTCAAGCTCCATATTACCACCTATTTATCATTTGGTAACCCAAAAATATAAAAGTGTTTCGCTAAATGTGGAATTAACCATCGACAATTGACGGAGGGGATGGGGATGATAATATCGATAACTGGGACACCTGGAGTTGGGAAGACCACCGTGGCAAAATTATTAGCCGAGGAACTTGGGTATGAATATGTGAACTTAAGGGATTTTGCCGTGGAGAAGGATATTGGAGTAGAAAAAGATGGAGAGCTTGAAGTCGAGGTTGACGAGCTTGCATATTACGTTGAGAGGGATCTAAAAGGGAAAGATGTAATCTTGGATGGACATCTGAGTCACTTAATGCCTGCTGATATAGTTATTGTACTTAGGGCTCACCCAAAGATAATAGGGGAGAGGTTGAAAGAGAGGGGATACTCGGAAGAAAAGGTGAAAGAAAACGTGGAGGCTGAGCTGGTTGACGTAATCCTTGTGGAAGCCATAGAGGAGCACGAAAATGTAATTGAAGTTGATACAACTGGGAAAACCCCAGAAGAAGTTGTAGAAGAGATAGTAGAACTCCTCAAAAAAGGAACAAAAAGAAGAGTCGGCATAGTCGATTGGAGTGAAGTCTATGATGAGATAACTCCATATTTAAGATTGGGGATAAGGTAGGATACAAACCTTTAATAAACCCAATTTAACCTCTATTTAGGGGGTGAGAGAATGGGCCTAGGGTTGTGGGTGAGAACTGGAGTGCTAATGGCATTCCTGACCGCGTTATTAGTTGGAATTGGTTATCTCGTTGGTGGTCGAGGGGGAATGATAATAGCCTTCACCCTCGCACTCTTCATGAACTTCATAAGCTACTGGTACAGCGATTCAATAGTTCTCAGCTGGTATAACGCTAGAATAGTGAGCGAGGAGGAAGCTCCAGAGCTACACAGAATAGTTGAAAAGCTTGCAATGCAGGCTGGAATTCCAAAGCCCAGGGTTGCGATAGTTCCAACGATGACGCCAAATGCCTTCGCAACGGGGAGGGATCCAAAGCATGCCGTAGTTGCTGTGACTGAAGGTCTACTGCATATACTAAACAGGGATGAGCTTGAGGGAGTTATAGCCCACGAGATAAGCCACATAAAGAACAGAGACACCTTAATCCAGACAATAGCTGCCGTGATGGCTGGAGCGATAATGATCCTAGTCGACTTTGCAAGGTGGTCCCTCTGGTTTGGGGCTTATGACGAGGACAGGGATTCGGGAAACATAGTAGGGCTAATCTTAGCAATACTCTTAGCCCCAATAGCGGCAATGCTCATCCAGCTGGCAATAAGCAGGTCAAGGGAGTATTTGGCAGATGAGACTGGGGCAAGGATAAGTGGAAAACCCCACGCTCTAGCAAGTGCCCTGCTTAAAATCGAGCAGGCAATCCGCTACAGGCCGATGAGGGAAGGCAACCCCGCAACCGCACACATGTTCATAGTGAACCCCTTCAGAGGGATTGACTTCGCAGAGCTATTCTCAACTCACCCACCTACAGAAAAGAGGATAGAGAGGCTTAGGAAGATAGCAATGGAGATGGGTATAATATTCTGACCTCTTCTTCTTTTATTCAGATATACTTAACACTTAAAAGTACACCTTATGCCCTGGAATAGGGGGACAATGAACGCTAAAATAATCCTAGCTGTAACCCTGGGGGGAGGATTGGGAGCTCTGGCTAGGTTCTTAATCTCCGGAATTCTTCCCGTGTACAGGGATTTTCCCGTTGGAACTTTAGCTGTTAACGCTCTGGCAAGCTTCTTCTTAGGATACCTTTACGGCCTGCTGTTCTGGGGCTTTGACGTCTCACGCGAAGTTAGGGTCTTCCTGGGGACGGGCTTCTGTGGTGGGTTAAGCACGTTCTCAACTTTCTCTTACGAGACGTTCTCGCTCATGAGAGAGGGTGAATACTTCCTCGCCTTGCTCAATGTCTTGGCAAACGTTATAATCACGGTAGCGTTAGTATTTATGAGATTCATGCTCGCAAGAAGGTGATTGTAATGGTTGAAGTAGAGCACTGGAACACTTTAAGGCTTAGGATATACATCGGCGAGAAGGAGAAGTTTAGGCAGGTCATAGTGGAAAAGTTGAGGGAGATGGGCATGGCCGGGGCTACAGTGTACAGGGGCATCTATGGATTTGGAAAGAAGAGCCGAGTTCATTCTAGCGACATAATAAGGCTTTCTACTGACCTGCCGATAATTATAGAGGTCGTTGACAGGGGGCATAAGATAGAGGAGGCAGTGAAAGCTATAAAACCAATGATAAAGGACGGAATGATAACGGTGGAGCCAACAATAGTCCTATGGGTTGGAACGAAGGAGGAAGTAAGAAAGTTCGAAGACGATGCTGTTAGAGAGGGTTAATAGGCCTTCCAAACGTTTGGGAGGAATAGGACGTTTTCTCTGACTATCTCAGCACTTAGTACCTCTTTCAGTCTTTCAACTATTGGTACGGTATCTACTCGAGAGAATGCTGGATGGGATGCATAAATTCCAACGGCTTCATCTCCAGACTCATTGACTACTTTAACAGGCATTTCAAAGTACTCCCAGTCTCCAACGAATACTCTCTTAAGGGGAGAAGTTACTTGGGGAATCCTGCCAACTTTATCGCCCCAAGAATACGGAACCATGAGGATGGAGGAGTATCCAACTTCGATCTCTTTGGGCGTCAGCAGACCACTCAAAATCTTTGCAACCTCTTTTGGATCCTCTGGTAATTTTTCAAGCCTGCTTTTCAGGAAGCGCGCCCCAGGATTTTTCTCCTTTAACCTCTCCCTAAGTACTCGGACATCAGCTGAAGGCATTGGCATCACTTCCACCCAGAACCTTCTCGAGTAACCGCTCAGAAGCCTATAAACCCTAAGATGGATTGGTAGATCCCATTCCCTATCAAAGCTGAGCTTCAGCTTGAAGTTTGGCCGAACTATAAAGCCCGCAGAAGCGAGTATTCTCTTTAAGCTTGGATAATACTCGCGGAGAAAGTCTTCCAGAGTAAGCTCTCTCCTCCTCCCAGGTGCTCTGGACTTCCACACGTGATAAAAAGAGCCAGAAGACATTGGAAGTATCACATGGAACTTCCTGTTAGTGAGAACTCTGTTTATGAACGCCTTTGTTTGAAAATACATTATGCTCTCTTTCCCAGGGGAAGAAAGGGGAACGAAGACTACGTTCTTATACTCTTTGCCCTCAGGATCTCCACGTATTCTCTTGATTATCTGCCTAAAGACTTCGACATTATGGGCGTGATCCTCAAAGCTGTAGTCCCTGTAGGGGGATATTACAACAAGAGTTCCCTTGTCTTTTAGATCGACGCCAAAGGCTATACTAGAGGTGCCAACAACGTTACCCCTAATTGTTTCCCTTTTCTCGGCATGTACAATAGAAACTGGAAAGCCCTTTTCGGCCAGAAAATTCGCCAGATCCTCGACGTATATCCTGTTGTCAACGTAGAACATTACATCTCCCTCATTAAGCTGAGCCTTGAAGTTTTCGATAACGTCTTCAGCCTTTGAAATTAAGAGGGCCCAATTAGGAATCTGGGAGCTGAGGGGAAGGGGCAGTATGCTGAACTTCAGAGGGAAGTCAAGATGAATACGATAGTACGCTCCGCTTACTTTATTTATGCTGAATTCTGCCACCACAGGATCTTCAACTTCATGGAGCGACACTTGGGAGGGTGTATACTTCCTTCCCCTAAGGTGATCCAAAATTGCCTGAAGGTGAAGCTTGGGAGAGGTTAGGGAACCATCGAGGACCATGACCTTAACTCCATTAGGATGCCGGGAGTAGTACCTGAGAAACCCGAGTAACCTTTCAATTGCCGAAGAACCGGAGTTCGTTAGCTCTTCAATTATCACGGCATCAACACTTTTCAGTATCTCTTTCCAGCTTCCTTCCCTTAAATATTTGAAAGCATCAGAGGTGACTGGAATTAATTCCGTGTCACGATCTCGAACCGCTGCCATAACTTTCTTATGAGCCTGCCAAGTCCTATTTGACGGAGCCTCTAGCACGTCGTAAAACGTTTTCTCTTTTTCAAGTCTCACATTCCCCTCGGAAGTTAAATCAATGTATTCTCCAAACATCAACATTATCTGCTCAAGCAATTTTTTCCTGGGGGCTATCACAAGGGTTCTCATACCGTGAACCAGTCCAATGGCTGTTGTCGTTTTGCCAACGCCCTGATCGGATGCATCAACTATGAAATCATGTTTTTTGAAGATCTTCCTTATATCCTCCCTATGCTTTTTCCTTCTCCATCCACCCCTAAATTTCGGCAGGAAGAGAATTGGGGCACGACCTGACAGGGCCCTGAACTCTTCTTCAACTCCTATCTCACTCTCCCCAAGGTATATCTTCCCGTCGGAGATCTTAATGTAGGAGTCTCCCCTATCCAAGCTTCTCGCTATCCTACCCCTGCTCTTGCCGAGGTTCCTGGGGAGAAGTACAAGTGCTAACTCCCTAATCTTTTCCTGAAGAGTTTCGAGGTGCTCCTTAGAATTCACGCGAATCTTGGAGTACACCTGAGGGAAAATAACTAGCACGTCTATAGGATAAACTTCAAGAATCCTAGCATAAAACAGGAGCTTGGCATACTTCGAGAGGACATTGAAAAAGTCTTTATAAGAGCGCGCCGTTAGAGGCCTGGCCCTTGCCAGCAGTTCATCCAAAGTGTAGCTCTCAAACTCTATAGCCCAGGTTGCGTCCCATACTGTTTTCCCCAAAAACCTGTGATAAACCTTAAAATCACCAACAGCTGCGATCTTTCCATTATTCATGCCGATGAAGTCTGGATATCTAAATTTTCCATAGTACGGTATTCCGGGCTCAAGTATTATCTCCTCAAACTTTTCCTTTATGAGGTCTCCCATCCTGCGCCCAAGCTCAAGGTACGTAACTATATTTTCCGCATCAACATTACTTATTTCAATTTTCTTAGATCTGATGCTTTCCTTCCTAGAGGTATACCATTCTAAAAACTTAAAGGCAATCTCAGCGCTGTTTCCCTTGACTATCTTTGAATATGCTTTCTTTACTTCAAGAGCTCTTTTTCTTGCCTTCTTTCCATAAATCCTCCTAGCCTCAAGGAACTCCCGAAAAGGTACATCCCTGGGGAGGAGATATGCTTTATCCGCGAGACCAGCGACAATTCCAAACTCAAAAGCCTCGCCGTAGATAATCATTCCTCCACCCCCAGCAGCAGAAGTGAAGGCCTGAGGATCTTCCTAGAAACGTCAGGGTATGGATAGTAGAACACCCTCTTTGCTCCGCTCAAGCTGGCTCCTCCTCTTTCATCACCTAGAACGAGGAAATTGAGCAGTAACTCTTCGTCGTGTATTGGAGACCTTGAGAACATCATGACGGGATACCTGTACAGACCATCCTTCCTTCCCCTCAACGTTACTAAGGACACACAATTCTCTCCCTCATGCCTAAGGACTATCACTCCCTTGAAGGATTTGCCGAAGGCATAACGTATGCCCTTGGATGAAAGAATAAGCCCATCCCAATCTACAAATATTCCATCAAACTCCTCTACCATAGTAGAGTACTCAGAATTCTCAATGTTCTGAATGTGCAGTAAAGTTAAACTCCTGCCTCCAATGGCCCGCTTGAGCGCACTTCTCGCATGCACGCTACTTTCCACACCTTCAAAAAGGTTGTCCCTAAAATAAGAAACCATGAAAGGCTTCAGCTTTCCATTTAAGGTAACACCCCTGACGAGCCTCACGGTAAAGCCCCTTTTGATCGAAGACGAGAATAAAGCGAGGACTTTTAGATTAACATTTATGTCCCTCCCATCGAGGCTAAGGGTATATGTATAGGGCATGGTGTTCCTAAAGGAGAAAGCTGAGTATATTTCC
It encodes:
- a CDS encoding carbamoyltransferase family protein; amino-acid sequence: MIIVGVHDGHDAGAVLFKDDEVYAVNEERLNRIKKYRGFPRLSLKAVIEMAQVDPGDVDVIAVAGLFRRQKRLLELEAELSKVFGKEFKRKTIFVEHHLAHAASAYYSSGLKESLVLTIDAAGDGLSSTINIGRDGELIRIAQSTYIDSLGDFYASITELLGFKPMRHEGKVMSLAAYGKPTYELGSIIELNGLSFENHLKVIGVEATRKLAEFFSFPLERAKEVSSNLKRGIMDGELEKKAIEIAASAQAHLEKLTEELGLRLKDYGLPVSYAGGVAQNVKANAVLRRIFGDIWVFPAMDDAGLAFGAAAFVKAQLERLYGKWKPFKLEHVYLGPSYSEGFIEEILKKLGLEYEEVDPSFIADALVEGKIVGLFQGRMEYGPRALGNRSILADPRNPEVKNKLNLALRRDVFQPFAPSILEEDFPRYIDDLTGEPNRFMTMSYIASEEFREVAPAVVHVDGTTRPQSVTAEISTTYYRIIREFKKRSGVGAILNTSFNMHGEPIVCSPYDAIKTFREAKLDVLILEKFAIYRY
- a CDS encoding adenylate kinase family protein, which gives rise to MIISITGTPGVGKTTVAKLLAEELGYEYVNLRDFAVEKDIGVEKDGELEVEVDELAYYVERDLKGKDVILDGHLSHLMPADIVIVLRAHPKIIGERLKERGYSEEKVKENVEAELVDVILVEAIEEHENVIEVDTTGKTPEEVVEEIVELLKKGTKRRVGIVDWSEVYDEITPYLRLGIR
- the htpX gene encoding zinc metalloprotease HtpX — encoded protein: MGLGLWVRTGVLMAFLTALLVGIGYLVGGRGGMIIAFTLALFMNFISYWYSDSIVLSWYNARIVSEEEAPELHRIVEKLAMQAGIPKPRVAIVPTMTPNAFATGRDPKHAVVAVTEGLLHILNRDELEGVIAHEISHIKNRDTLIQTIAAVMAGAIMILVDFARWSLWFGAYDEDRDSGNIVGLILAILLAPIAAMLIQLAISRSREYLADETGARISGKPHALASALLKIEQAIRYRPMREGNPATAHMFIVNPFRGIDFAELFSTHPPTEKRIERLRKIAMEMGIIF
- the crcB gene encoding fluoride efflux transporter CrcB, with the translated sequence MNAKIILAVTLGGGLGALARFLISGILPVYRDFPVGTLAVNALASFFLGYLYGLLFWGFDVSREVRVFLGTGFCGGLSTFSTFSYETFSLMREGEYFLALLNVLANVIITVALVFMRFMLARR
- a CDS encoding DUF190 domain-containing protein; the encoded protein is MVEVEHWNTLRLRIYIGEKEKFRQVIVEKLREMGMAGATVYRGIYGFGKKSRVHSSDIIRLSTDLPIIIEVVDRGHKIEEAVKAIKPMIKDGMITVEPTIVLWVGTKEEVRKFEDDAVREG
- a CDS encoding DEAD/DEAH box helicase family protein; amino-acid sequence: MIIYGEAFEFGIVAGLADKAYLLPRDVPFREFLEARRIYGKKARKRALEVKKAYSKIVKGNSAEIAFKFLEWYTSRKESIRSKKIEISNVDAENIVTYLELGRRMGDLIKEKFEEIILEPGIPYYGKFRYPDFIGMNNGKIAAVGDFKVYHRFLGKTVWDATWAIEFESYTLDELLARARPLTARSYKDFFNVLSKYAKLLFYARILEVYPIDVLVIFPQVYSKIRVNSKEHLETLQEKIRELALVLLPRNLGKSRGRIARSLDRGDSYIKISDGKIYLGESEIGVEEEFRALSGRAPILFLPKFRGGWRRKKHREDIRKIFKKHDFIVDASDQGVGKTTTAIGLVHGMRTLVIAPRKKLLEQIMLMFGEYIDLTSEGNVRLEKEKTFYDVLEAPSNRTWQAHKKVMAAVRDRDTELIPVTSDAFKYLREGSWKEILKSVDAVIIEELTNSGSSAIERLLGFLRYYSRHPNGVKVMVLDGSLTSPKLHLQAILDHLRGRKYTPSQVSLHEVEDPVVAEFSINKVSGAYYRIHLDFPLKFSILPLPLSSQIPNWALLISKAEDVIENFKAQLNEGDVMFYVDNRIYVEDLANFLAEKGFPVSIVHAEKRETIRGNVVGTSSIAFGVDLKDKGTLVVISPYRDYSFEDHAHNVEVFRQIIKRIRGDPEGKEYKNVVFVPLSSPGKESIMYFQTKAFINRVLTNRKFHVILPMSSGSFYHVWKSRAPGRRRELTLEDFLREYYPSLKRILASAGFIVRPNFKLKLSFDREWDLPIHLRVYRLLSGYSRRFWVEVMPMPSADVRVLRERLKEKNPGARFLKSRLEKLPEDPKEVAKILSGLLTPKEIEVGYSSILMVPYSWGDKVGRIPQVTSPLKRVFVGDWEYFEMPVKVVNESGDEAVGIYASHPAFSRVDTVPIVERLKEVLSAEIVRENVLFLPNVWKAY